In Pseudomonas lalkuanensis, the following are encoded in one genomic region:
- the dkgB gene encoding 2,5-didehydrogluconate reductase DkgB — protein MSSTSSIPSFGLGTFRLTGQPVIDSVRSALELGYRAIDTAQIYGNEADIGQAIAESGVARSELFLTTKIWVENYASGKLVSSLRESLEKLRTDQVDLTLIHWPAPGNGVELPEYMEALAEAKAQGLTRRIGISNFNIELTRQAIAAVGKDEIATNQIELSPYLQNAALTAFLKEQGIPVTSYMTLAYGKVLKDPVLAEIAAKHQATVAQVALAWALQLGYAVIPSSTRRENLASNLLASDLRLDAEDMAQIAALERNGREVSPEGLAPVWD, from the coding sequence ATGTCTTCCACCTCCTCCATCCCTTCCTTCGGCCTCGGGACCTTCCGCCTGACCGGCCAGCCCGTCATCGATTCGGTGCGCAGCGCACTGGAACTGGGTTACCGCGCCATCGACACCGCGCAGATCTACGGCAATGAAGCCGATATCGGCCAGGCCATCGCCGAGAGTGGTGTCGCCCGTTCCGAGCTGTTCCTCACCACCAAGATCTGGGTGGAGAACTACGCCAGCGGCAAGCTGGTTTCCAGCCTGCGCGAGAGCCTCGAGAAGCTGCGCACCGATCAGGTGGACCTGACGCTGATCCACTGGCCGGCGCCGGGTAACGGCGTCGAGCTGCCCGAATACATGGAGGCGCTGGCGGAGGCCAAGGCCCAGGGCCTGACGCGCCGCATCGGCATCTCCAACTTCAACATCGAGCTGACCCGGCAGGCCATTGCGGCGGTCGGCAAGGACGAGATAGCCACCAACCAGATCGAGCTCAGCCCCTACCTGCAGAACGCGGCGCTGACCGCCTTCCTGAAGGAGCAGGGCATCCCGGTCACCTCGTACATGACCCTGGCCTACGGCAAGGTGCTGAAGGACCCGGTGCTGGCCGAGATTGCCGCCAAGCACCAGGCCACCGTTGCGCAGGTCGCACTGGCCTGGGCGTTGCAGCTTGGCTATGCGGTGATTCCGTCCTCGACCCGTCGCGAAAACCTGGCCAGCAACCTGCTCGCCAGCGATCTGCGCCTGGACGCCGAGGACATGGCACAGATCGCCGCACTGGAGCGCAATGGCCGCGAAGTCAGCCCCGAGGGCCTGGCCCCGGTCTGGGACTGA
- a CDS encoding MoaF-related domain-containing protein: MTTSISRPAFAGRSFRVDYDGLSAHNLYSADGSRLRYAIVSGPCAGAQGEAECQWREIAEGIHVISWQEADGATVVHVDDFANGRSQAFFTATDLSFHRMQGTLTEIDTEEGEQ, from the coding sequence ATGACGACTTCCATTTCGCGGCCGGCCTTCGCCGGCCGCAGCTTCCGCGTCGACTACGACGGCCTGTCCGCGCACAACCTCTATTCGGCGGACGGCTCCCGCCTCCGCTACGCCATCGTCTCCGGTCCCTGCGCCGGGGCCCAGGGCGAGGCTGAGTGCCAGTGGCGGGAAATTGCCGAGGGCATCCATGTGATCTCCTGGCAGGAAGCCGACGGCGCCACCGTGGTGCACGTCGACGACTTCGCCAACGGGCGTTCGCAAGCGTTCTTCACCGCAACCGACCTGAGCTTCCACCGGATGCAGGGGACGTTGACAGAGATCGACACGGAGGAGGGCGAGCAATGA
- a CDS encoding Ohr family peroxiredoxin, whose amino-acid sequence MSQIEKVLFTGKTHTTVTHREGASRNDHGRLDIQLSAPHGASGNQDLRFDATLPHPTAEQLFAGAWSACYISAIGLVAQQRKVALPKDLAVEIEVDLGMTGNAYFLQARFHVSVPGVELEVAEAIAREAHEVCPYSKATHGNIDIATTVTAG is encoded by the coding sequence ATGAGCCAGATCGAAAAAGTACTGTTCACCGGCAAGACCCACACCACCGTAACCCACCGCGAAGGCGCCTCGCGCAACGACCACGGCCGTCTCGACATCCAGCTTTCCGCTCCCCATGGCGCGAGTGGGAACCAGGACCTGCGGTTCGACGCCACCCTGCCCCACCCGACCGCCGAGCAACTCTTCGCCGGCGCCTGGTCGGCCTGCTACATCAGCGCCATCGGGCTGGTGGCCCAGCAACGGAAAGTCGCGCTGCCGAAGGATCTGGCCGTGGAAATCGAGGTGGACCTGGGCATGACCGGCAACGCCTATTTCCTCCAGGCGCGCTTCCACGTCAGCGTTCCGGGTGTAGAGCTGGAAGTCGCCGAAGCCATTGCACGGGAAGCCCATGAAGTCTGCCCGTACTCGAAGGCCACCCACGGCAACATCGACATCGCCACGACAGTGACCGCGGGCTGA
- a CDS encoding sulfite exporter TauE/SafE family protein, producing the protein MSFAELFLLGIPAVLLTGISKGGFGGALGGIAVPLLALMMPPTQAAAIMLPILCMADITGLRRFYGKWDPHNLKIMLPGALVGVLIGTLSFGLLSERLIGLMIGGIAIAFFLLNVLNAAASQAPGEPKVFKGSLLSGIAGFTSFVAHAGGPPVLMYLLPQRMDKVRYVATVNCFFLLTNAIKLVPYALLGQFTRTSLTASLALAPVVVAGVWLGIWLQSRVNHTWFYRVAWAGLLVTGIQLLVQNW; encoded by the coding sequence ATGTCATTCGCCGAGCTCTTTCTCCTGGGCATTCCCGCCGTCCTGCTGACGGGCATTTCCAAAGGCGGCTTCGGCGGCGCCCTGGGTGGCATCGCGGTGCCGTTGCTGGCGCTGATGATGCCGCCGACCCAGGCGGCGGCCATCATGCTGCCGATCCTCTGCATGGCGGACATCACCGGGTTGCGCCGCTTCTACGGCAAGTGGGACCCACACAACCTGAAGATCATGCTGCCGGGTGCACTGGTGGGGGTGCTGATCGGCACCCTGAGCTTCGGCCTGCTCAGCGAACGACTGATCGGCCTGATGATCGGCGGCATCGCCATCGCCTTCTTCCTGCTCAACGTGTTGAATGCCGCCGCTTCCCAGGCACCCGGCGAGCCGAAGGTGTTCAAGGGCAGCCTGCTGTCCGGCATCGCCGGCTTCACCAGCTTCGTTGCCCATGCCGGTGGGCCGCCAGTCCTGATGTACCTGCTGCCGCAGCGGATGGACAAGGTGCGCTACGTCGCGACCGTGAACTGCTTCTTCCTGCTGACCAACGCCATCAAGCTGGTGCCCTATGCCTTGCTGGGGCAGTTCACCCGCACCAGCCTGACCGCCAGCCTGGCGCTGGCTCCCGTGGTGGTCGCCGGGGTGTGGCTGGGTATCTGGCTGCAGAGTCGGGTCAACCACACCTGGTTCTACCGCGTCGCCTGGGCCGGGCTGCTGGTCACCGGTATCCAGCTGCTCGTGCAGAATTGGTAA
- a CDS encoding amidase: MIEVTEVSIAELRDALESGRTTSVELVKAYLARIDAYDGPDTATRLNAVVVRNPDALKEAEASDARRARGETLGPLDGIPYTAKDSYLVKGLTAASGSPAFKDLVAYRDAFTIERLRAAGAVCLGKTNMPPMANGGMQRGVYGRAESPYNANYLTAPFASGSSNGAGTATAASFSAFGLAEETWSSGRGPASNNGLCAYTPSRGVISVRGNWPLTPTMDVVVPYARTMADLLEILDVIVAEDEDKRGDLWRLQPWVPIPSVASVRPASYLDLAAKADALKGKRFGVPRMFINKDEEAGTSENPGIGGPTGQRINTRASVIALWEAAREALEAAGAEVIETDFPLVSNCEGDRPGAPTVFNRGIVSKEFLHDELWELSGWGFDDFLRANGDPKLNKLADVDGPQIFPHDPGTLPNREGDLVAGMDEYVNMAKRGLKTWDQIETLPEGLRGLEKTRKLDLEDWMDKLGLDAVLFPTVADVAPADADINPESADIAWSNGIWVANGNLAIRHLGVPTVTVPMGVMADIGMPIGLTFAGRAYDDSALLRFASAYESTGSKRMIPPRTPPLPRG; this comes from the coding sequence ATGATCGAAGTAACCGAGGTTTCCATCGCCGAACTGCGCGATGCACTGGAGTCCGGCCGCACCACGTCGGTCGAACTGGTCAAGGCCTACCTCGCACGTATCGATGCCTACGACGGCCCCGACACCGCTACCCGGCTCAACGCAGTGGTCGTGCGCAACCCCGACGCGCTCAAGGAAGCCGAAGCTTCCGACGCCCGCCGCGCCCGCGGCGAAACCCTCGGCCCGCTGGATGGCATCCCCTATACCGCCAAGGACAGCTACCTGGTGAAAGGCCTCACCGCCGCCTCCGGCAGCCCCGCCTTCAAGGACCTGGTCGCCTACCGCGACGCCTTCACCATCGAACGCCTGCGCGCCGCCGGCGCCGTGTGCCTGGGCAAGACCAACATGCCGCCCATGGCCAACGGCGGCATGCAGCGCGGCGTGTACGGCCGCGCGGAAAGCCCCTACAACGCCAACTACCTCACTGCCCCCTTCGCCTCCGGCTCGTCCAACGGCGCGGGCACGGCGACCGCCGCCAGCTTCTCGGCCTTCGGCCTGGCGGAGGAAACCTGGTCCAGCGGTCGTGGCCCGGCCTCGAACAACGGCCTGTGCGCCTACACCCCGTCGCGCGGCGTGATCTCGGTGCGCGGCAACTGGCCGCTGACCCCGACCATGGACGTCGTGGTGCCCTATGCCCGCACCATGGCCGACCTGCTGGAAATCCTGGACGTGATAGTGGCCGAGGACGAGGACAAGCGCGGCGACTTGTGGCGCCTGCAACCCTGGGTGCCGATCCCCAGCGTCGCCTCGGTGCGCCCGGCCTCCTACCTGGACCTGGCCGCCAAGGCCGATGCCCTGAAGGGCAAGCGCTTCGGTGTGCCGCGCATGTTCATCAACAAGGATGAAGAAGCCGGCACCAGCGAGAACCCCGGCATCGGCGGCCCAACCGGCCAGCGCATCAACACCCGCGCCTCGGTGATCGCGCTCTGGGAAGCAGCCCGCGAGGCCCTGGAAGCGGCCGGCGCCGAGGTCATCGAAACCGACTTCCCGCTGGTTTCCAACTGCGAGGGCGACCGTCCCGGTGCGCCGACCGTGTTCAACCGCGGCATCGTCTCCAAGGAATTCCTCCACGACGAACTGTGGGAGCTGTCGGGCTGGGGCTTCGACGATTTCCTGCGAGCCAACGGCGATCCCAAGCTGAACAAGCTGGCCGATGTCGACGGCCCGCAGATCTTCCCCCACGACCCCGGCACCCTGCCGAACCGCGAGGGCGACCTCGTCGCTGGCATGGACGAGTACGTCAACATGGCCAAGCGCGGCCTGAAGACCTGGGACCAGATCGAGACGCTGCCGGAAGGCCTGCGCGGCCTGGAAAAGACGCGCAAGCTCGACCTGGAAGACTGGATGGACAAGCTCGGCCTCGACGCCGTGCTGTTCCCCACCGTGGCCGACGTCGCCCCGGCGGATGCGGACATCAATCCGGAGTCGGCGGACATCGCCTGGAGCAACGGCATCTGGGTCGCCAACGGCAACCTCGCCATCCGCCACCTGGGCGTCCCCACGGTCACCGTGCCGATGGGCGTGATGGCGGACATCGGCATGCCGATCGGCCTGACCTTCGCCGGTCGCGCCTACGACGACTCGGCCCTGCTGCGTTTCGCCTCGGCCTATGAGTCGACCGGCTCGAAGCGCATGATCCCCCCGCGCACCCCGCCGCTACCGCGCGGCTGA
- a CDS encoding cyclase family protein yields MNTFTRLALATALPLAMQVASAADWYPSAYGANDEIGAANLLTPDVVKQAVGLVRTGKTYPLAVPVDKNLPAFRHRSFHLYNIQPGEQAGQSLGPNKFTFNDEMVNAWTGVGTQLNGIGHIGIDNRYYNGNQAADFVTVEGVKKLGIEKVPPFVTRGVVLDMTAHYGKAIVPGGTEFSVADIQAVLKKQGLTLRKGDVVLFNTGWLELIGKDNKQFLEVEPGIGMEAAKWLADQGIVAFGGDTWASEVYPNPHGKDEFPVNQYMLAKRGIYNLELIDSRALVRDQAWEFLFVLGQPLYVGSTQVNINPVAIK; encoded by the coding sequence ATGAACACCTTCACCAGACTCGCCCTGGCCACCGCATTACCGCTGGCCATGCAGGTCGCTTCCGCCGCCGACTGGTATCCGTCGGCCTATGGCGCGAACGATGAGATAGGCGCCGCCAACCTGCTGACCCCAGACGTGGTGAAACAGGCGGTGGGGCTGGTCAGGACTGGCAAGACCTATCCGCTGGCGGTGCCGGTGGACAAGAACCTGCCGGCCTTCCGCCACCGCAGCTTCCACCTCTACAACATCCAGCCGGGCGAACAGGCCGGCCAGTCCCTCGGCCCGAACAAGTTCACCTTCAACGACGAGATGGTGAACGCCTGGACCGGCGTCGGCACCCAGCTCAACGGTATCGGCCATATCGGCATCGACAACCGTTACTACAACGGTAACCAGGCGGCCGACTTCGTCACCGTCGAAGGCGTGAAGAAGCTCGGCATCGAGAAAGTCCCGCCGTTCGTGACCCGTGGCGTGGTGCTGGACATGACCGCGCACTACGGCAAGGCCATCGTTCCCGGCGGCACCGAATTCAGCGTCGCCGACATCCAGGCGGTGCTGAAGAAGCAGGGCCTGACCCTGCGCAAGGGCGATGTGGTGCTGTTCAACACCGGCTGGCTGGAGCTGATCGGCAAGGACAACAAGCAGTTCCTCGAAGTCGAGCCGGGCATCGGCATGGAAGCGGCGAAGTGGCTGGCCGACCAGGGCATCGTCGCCTTCGGCGGCGATACCTGGGCCTCGGAGGTCTACCCCAATCCCCACGGCAAGGATGAGTTCCCGGTGAACCAGTACATGCTGGCCAAACGCGGCATCTACAACCTGGAACTGATCGACAGCCGCGCGCTGGTGCGTGACCAGGCCTGGGAGTTCCTTTTCGTCCTCGGCCAGCCGCTGTACGTCGGCTCCACCCAGGTCAACATCAACCCGGTAGCGATCAAATGA
- a CDS encoding nucleotidyltransferase family protein, protein MQQLAQLKTLIASDDARMRILRLARDLDLPDCWVAAGFVRSAVWDHLHQRTNSPLPPDIDVIWFDAKRTGVEVDGAIEASLRSRDDSLNWSVKNQARMHLRNADLPYTSAADAMTRWPETATAVAVRLDAEDELEVAAPFGLDDLFNLVVRPTARFETEKHHIYLDRLRSKNWLAKWPDLKVLAAE, encoded by the coding sequence ATGCAGCAGCTCGCCCAGTTAAAGACCCTCATCGCCTCCGACGACGCACGCATGCGCATCCTTCGCCTGGCGAGGGACCTTGATTTGCCGGATTGCTGGGTAGCTGCGGGCTTCGTTCGCAGCGCCGTGTGGGACCACCTGCACCAACGCACCAACTCCCCCTTGCCACCGGATATCGATGTCATCTGGTTCGATGCCAAGCGAACCGGTGTGGAGGTGGACGGCGCCATCGAAGCATCGCTGCGCAGCAGGGACGATTCGCTCAATTGGTCGGTGAAAAACCAGGCGCGCATGCATCTGCGCAACGCCGACCTGCCCTACACCTCGGCCGCCGATGCCATGACCCGCTGGCCGGAGACGGCGACCGCGGTCGCGGTAAGGCTTGACGCAGAGGATGAACTCGAAGTCGCGGCGCCCTTTGGCCTGGACGATCTCTTCAACCTGGTTGTCCGGCCCACCGCGAGATTCGAGACCGAAAAACATCACATCTATCTCGACCGTCTGCGCTCGAAGAACTGGCTCGCCAAGTGGCCGGACCTGAAGGTTCTCGCGGCGGAATGA
- a CDS encoding thioredoxin family protein has product MASYEALFAIGEGFDAFVSHGLPAEIAAVKSVQRQLAEPGAISEATRQRVQAIEGRYHLLVAGEMWCPDCQINVTMLDHLQSTQPRVQVAVITKGRAEDDLRERLELERIPIPLVLVLDADFQLVGRFIERPQDVIAGGDAVKPDYRAGRYLESTLRDFLSIFEAAEGRVAEGV; this is encoded by the coding sequence ATGGCTTCTTACGAAGCACTCTTCGCCATAGGCGAGGGCTTCGACGCCTTCGTCAGCCACGGCCTGCCGGCGGAAATCGCCGCGGTGAAGTCCGTGCAGCGCCAATTGGCCGAACCGGGCGCGATCAGCGAAGCCACGCGGCAACGCGTGCAGGCGATCGAAGGTCGCTACCACCTGCTGGTGGCCGGCGAAATGTGGTGCCCGGACTGCCAGATCAACGTCACGATGCTCGACCACCTGCAGAGCACCCAGCCGCGTGTCCAGGTGGCGGTCATCACCAAGGGGCGTGCCGAGGACGACCTGCGTGAACGCCTGGAGCTGGAGCGGATCCCGATTCCGCTCGTACTGGTGCTGGATGCGGATTTCCAGCTGGTCGGTCGCTTCATCGAACGGCCGCAGGACGTGATTGCCGGTGGCGACGCGGTGAAGCCCGACTATCGGGCGGGTCGCTACCTGGAAAGCACGCTGCGCGATTTCCTGTCGATTTTCGAAGCGGCGGAAGGGCGGGTAGCCGAGGGCGTGTAA